Part of the Penicillium digitatum chromosome 4, complete sequence genome is shown below.
CCAATACCAATATATGATTGAATTAGAATGAAATATTCGACTGACGCTGGGTTCTTGTATCTAGCGCTCTGCTTTCCTGCGTGCCATGACCGATGACCACTCCAATCCCAGCTGTCCTATCAAGCTCGCACACGGCACAACAACCCTGGCCTTCCGATTCCAGGGCGGTATCGTACGTCTCCCTACATTTTAGTTATACCAGGCTTTTCTTGATTCTGGAGCATGTTAGGCTAACTGATCTAATGAGTTAGATCGTGTGTACCGATTCGCGAGCAACAGCCGGCAACTGGATTGCCAGTCAGACAGTCAAGAAGGTTATCCCCGTTTCACGGTTGAGTCGGGGCGAGGACAAGAAGTCGAACCAGCCGACGCCAGGTCTCCTGGGAACGATGGCCGGTGGTGCAGCTGTAAGTATAAACCACAAGTGGTGATCACGAGTCATGGTGTGCTGGACGTTGGTTGCTGATAGATCTTGCGAATTGCTAGGACTGCCAATATTGGTTGCGGTATTTGAGTCAGCAGTGCACTTTGCATGGTAAGTCAGCTTGATTTTTAATGTTAGCAAGCGGGGGAAGGACACTGCTCATGAATTCTATCTAGAAATCCGACACAAGCGCCGTATCACTGTTGCGGCCGCGTCCAAGATTCTTGCCAACCTCACTTACGCCTACAAGGGATACGGACTTAGCATGGGAACTATGTTAGCAGGAGTATGTCCCATACATCACTCCTAGCCGTGAGATTCGGAAACTGACAGTGATCTCTAGATGACGCCCCAAGAAGGACCCGCCCTGTACTACATCGACTCCGACGGCACCCGTCTCCCCGGTAACCTGTTCTGTGTTGGATCAGGTCAGACTTTCGCTTACGGTGTGCTGGACGCCGAGTACAAATACGAGCTGACTGAGGAGGAGGCATTGAACCTTGGCCGCCGAGCCATTCTGGCTGCCATGCACCGTGATGCCTACTCCGGTGGTTTCATTAACCTATACCACGTCAAGGAAGAGGGATGGGTGCACCACGGATTTGATGACATGAACCCTATCTTCTGGGATACGAAGCTCCAGAAGGGCGAGTTCTCCAACGTGACATCTGCGTTGTAAACGGGCTAGAGGAATGAATTTGTGTATGTAAACTGAGGACCTCTGAGTTGCCTTTTTGGGTTCGACCTAATACACCCGTGGACTATCACGTACAACATTATCACCACCTCCACTGCCTCTATCTTAGACCAATCGCTGCTGTCCGGTAATTTTCGATCGCCACCCCTCCCAAGGGCTAATTTGTTCATATCGATTTGACCATGGACGTTTCTTCGTATGCTACTTCGGTTGGGAACCAGCCGTTGGTTCATTATACATCCTCGGCATATCTTTTGTCTCTATTTTCCTATTGCACATCCATCCCAAGTATTCTCTTAAACGCATTCTGGGTGAGCTCCACGGTTATTTCTTCACCAAGGATGTAGTTCTATAGGGATATGTCAAAATTTGCTGGGTTGATAATAGGAATAACTATTGCCAACAGGGTTACCAGAGCGCTTGCAATGTGATCGATTCATCCTCGTTGGGTTGCTTAGGAAGATATGTTCCTACGTGGAACATATATGTGATGGCACTTATTTGCTTGAAAGTAGTAGTTAGGTGCTATTTTTCTCGGTCTCCCTCTCTTTTCCCCGTCCACTTCGCTCCCGTACAACAGTCTATACCTGTGGGACTCGCCCACTTTCTCCTGCGGCGAAGGGATCTGCCTAGTGTTCTCTGATAAATATCAGCCTCTAGTATTGAATCTGTACCTTTGTATCATTCGAACTGGTCGACTTCCTTAGATTGCCCTCTTCAATATTGCACAATTTCCTAAATTTACTAATGCATAGTTGTGTATGCCAGCCAGATCAGAGGCTAAGTGGTGTTCGAGGGCCCTGCTATCTGCTAAATTGAGAGTTGGGAGCCCTATCGTTCAGCGACCAAATTTCTTCGAGTCTGTATAAAACTCTGCATTATCTACTACGTTATTCTTGAGTTAAACATCCGGGTGGAGGCGGGCGAATCCCACAAGTAGAGACTGTTGTAGGAATCAATCTCTCCACAGATCTCCACTTGGTGAGATCCCCAGACCCACTCGTGTACCGACTACCCTACCTAGGTACTTTTGGAGACAGTCGAATTTCCTCAAAAATCGGGATAATCAATAGCATATGGCCCGGCTCGGCCCAAGGACTCAGAACGAGCTCCAGGAAATCAAGCACTCACAGTACAAGCGTTGGCGTCGGGCTCGCTCGGCCGTGCTAAGACGTGCGTTGACGGTTTTGTCGCTGATGCGCAGCATCTGGATCATGCTGATTGCTTCACGGAGGTGGAAGAAGCCCAGGTCGTAGTAACCGAGACTCTCTCGTTGTTGGGATGAGAGATGAACATGTCCAACTTACCTATGTAGGCCTAAGATGTACATATGAAACGCTTGACAAGGCTGAGGTGTGAATCCGGGACGATCCGGTGTGGAACTGGCGCGGCTTTAAGATCAGGTATGTCCCGAGGTCATAGAGTTTACATAGAAGATTGGATATAAGATCGGAATCGAATTGTTCGAGAAGGATATTTGATTCTAGTTTAACCCAATTTAAGTGTGCCCTATCACACCGGCATGAGATCCCAGCTCTAAACCAAAAACACTCTTCCCTCAAACGCCTCCAAGTCCTCCTTGTGCCCATCTACATTGCTAGCCAACAATTTCCAATCTTCGCTCCTCACAGAATCTGGCCTTTCGAACTTTTGTGTTGTATTCGAGAAGTTGAGAACCACCAAAATAGTCTGGCTGTGGGCTGTCTTGGTATAGGTGAAGACATTCTGATTTGGCTCATCGATGATCTCAAACTCTCCAAAGACCAGAAGATCTGCATACTCCTTGCGCAGcaccttcatttgtttccagAAGGAGAGAACAGAAGAGGGATCCTTCTCCTGGAATTCCACATTGATCATGGGATAATTGTCATTCGGGCGCATCCACGGCTTTGCTGAGGCCGGCGAAAAGCCCGCGTTGACCTCCGCACTCCACTGCATCGGAAGTCGGGAGTGATCTCTCGCCAAATGCTGTAGCGAGTCCATGGCCGCGCTCAACGCGGTTGGGTCGTCGCCAGACAATTTGCTTGTCATTCGATAGTAGTTGGTGCTATCGATGTCTTTGTAATCGTCAATCGTCCACTCCCGGGGCGCATTAACCATTCCAATCTCCTGGCCCTGGTAGATAAACTGCGTGCCGGAAAGGGTGCCTTGCATCATGGCAAGCATCTTAGCAGACCGAACTCTCAACTCCGGTGTCTTGTCGGAGCCGAAACGACTCACGGAGCGGCCCTGGTCGTGGTTTTCCATGAATACTGTGGTCCATGCATCGGTGCCCTTGATGATATCTTGTGTACTCTGCACGGCAGTTTTCAGTTCTCGTAGGTTCCAGCCCGGCAAAGTGGTCAGAAACTTATAGTCCTTGCCATGGCCGAGGTTCACGAGATCGAATTGGAAGACCATGCTCAGCTGCTTCTCTGCCGCTGAAACATAGCGCAGAACACCCTCCACGGTATGTGTGTTTGGTAGTTCACCTACAGTCACTGCATCATACTTGGAAAGCACCTCGTTCATCTCGCGCATGTACTCGTGAATACGAGGACCGTTGCAGAACAGCGAGAAAGCCGGTTGGGTGTCGGATTTTGGATCAAGGATTGGAGCATTGGGATACTCAGGGTGCTTGCTGTACATGTTGACCGTATCAACACGGAAACCATCCACACCCTTCTTCAGCCAGAATTCCATTGCCTCCTCGTAAACTGCCTGGCGAGTCTCGGCATTCTCCCAATTTGCATCGGGCTGTTCAACACAGAACAGATGGAGATAATATTCTTCTGTTGCCTCGTCCCACTTCCACGCACTGCCTCCAAATATACTGCGCCAGTTGTTTGGCGGTTGGCGACTCCCATTGCTGTCGTATTTTGCGGGCTTCCAGATGTACCAGTCGCGCTTGGTGTTTACCTTTGAAGAGCGGGACTCTTTGAACCATTTATGTTGGTCCGAGGTGTGATTCACCACCAAGTCTAAAATTATTCGAAGTCCTCGCTTGTGGCAGGCATCGATGAGGGTCTCCATATCCTGGACAGTGCCGTATGGGCCATACACGCTTTGGTAGTCGGCAACATCGTAGCCCATGTCAATCTGCGGGCTGTCGTACATGGGACACAGCCAAATCACATCTACACCAAGGCTTATGATGTAATCGAGCGACAAGATAATGCCCTGGATGTCACCAATACCATCGCCATTGGAATCTTTGAAGCTCGCGGGGTAGATTTGGTAGATGATGGAATTTTTCCACCACTTTTCGCTCACGATAGCAGGAGACATGATGAATATAAGGAAGTTTGAATCCAATCAAAGGTActagaagagaaaaaaaaaaaccaagtcCAAAATCCGAGAAACCGAGGAAGCAATATATTATATACGGCTACACCGTTGGGGTTTAGATGATCGTTGCGCTATGTACCTCTCCATAGCTCGATGGAGTCCAGGCTCCTCCGATACCCTTGTAGGGAGGGCAAGTGATCTCTCACTGACTCATTGTCGGGCCAACAGTCATGATCGGTGAGGACTTGCACCACTCATTTATCTGCGGCCTTTTTGGTTAGAGTCAGGGGTTGTTTCAGCATAGCAGGGATTTCCACTTCCCACTGAATCGCACGATCCGGAGAGAATCCCGATCTGTCCAACTATCTAATCATGTGAAATACCGAGGGTGCTTTATGCCGATTCGTCTCTCTTCCGGGCCTAACTGATCTCCGTCAAGTTCAATCGACCGATGGTGAGAGGGGTAAACATGTCGGGCCGACATCTCACCAATCAGCCCGCGCTTTCCAGCTGACTCTAGCCGATTCGGGAAACCCAACAGCCCTAAAGTGGCCAACACGATGCACGGCCAGAGGACATAGCAAACCCGAAAAAGATACAGAGCACTAGCTGGACCCTGATCCCGACCTGGACCAGCATTAAGTCAATTCTGACTCTCCCAGAAAATCGGAGGATGGTGGGCTGGCTCAAGCTCACTCAGTGCAGATCAACCCTGGCAAGTCTCCCCTTGCCACTCTTCCTACTCGTTGAATAAACTAAAAAAAGGATTGGACTCAACGGATGAGTGGCCCAATTGAACGCCGGTCCTGTCATCGCTCATTATGGACTACCATCAACGACCATCGGCACAATTTTGTACAAAAATTTCCGACGACGCCCGCATGAAATACCAATCTTCGATCTAGTTCAGTTCACAACATGGCAGAACCTGGAATCATCGTCAGAGCCTCCATTGGCACTGACCAGTGTGTAGACCGCATTCCCCTTGGGATCCAGTGAGTGTGGCCGGTGCGGATCTTCATCGGAGTGTGCCTCGTACCCAGGAACCCGCGGTGGCTTGTGCAGAAGGGCAGGCGCGAAGACATCATCAAGTGTTTGAAGCAGCTCACGCGCGCGGAGACCAAAATTACAGCGCGGAGGAAATTGTTTCCATAGTTGTGTATACGAATACCATAAAGTAGCAGACCGAGGCTGGTGCTTCGGAAATGGATCGCTTTGAGGGGACTGACCTGCGACGCACGGAGATCGCGTGCTGTGTATGGGCAGTGCAGATTCTGTGTGGCAGTTGTCGAATGGAATACCGTTTTCTACCAGCGTGCTGGGCTGGCTGACTCGCAGTCGTTCACGATTTCGCTGGCGCAATATGGGATTGAAGTTGTTGGTATGTTTAGCTCGtagcgttttt
Proteins encoded:
- a CDS encoding Peptidase T1A, proteasome beta-subunit gives rise to the protein MDKLVAQYSRPPHQNEMYSEQEQQDLTASVPPLSLKFSLPPVDNRSAFLRAMTDDHSNPSCPIKLAHGTTTLAFRFQGGIIVCTDSRATAGNWIASQTVKKVIPVSRLSRGEDKKSNQPTPGLLGTMAGGAADCQYWLRYLSQQCTLHEIRHKRRITVAAASKILANLTYAYKGYGLSMGTMLAGMTPQEGPALYYIDSDGTRLPGNLFCVGSGQTFAYGVLDAEYKYELTEEEALNLGRRAILAAMHRDAYSGGFINLYHVKEEGWVHHGFDDMNPIFWDTKLQKGEFSNVTSAL
- a CDS encoding Maltase, which encodes MSPAIVSEKWWKNSIIYQIYPASFKDSNGDGIGDIQGIILSLDYIISLGVDVIWLCPMYDSPQIDMGYDVADYQSVYGPYGTVQDMETLIDACHKRGLRIILDLVVNHTSDQHKWFKESRSSKVNTKRDWYIWKPAKYDSNGSRQPPNNWRSIFGGSAWKWDEATEEYYLHLFCVEQPDANWENAETRQAVYEEAMEFWLKKGVDGFRVDTVNMYSKHPEYPNAPILDPKSDTQPAFSLFCNGPRIHEYMREMNEVLSKYDAVTVGELPNTHTVEGVLRYVSAAEKQLSMVFQFDLVNLGHGKDYKFLTTLPGWNLRELKTAVQSTQDIIKGTDAWTTVFMENHDQGRSVSRFGSDKTPELRVRSAKMLAMMQGTLSGTQFIYQGQEIGMVNAPREWTIDDYKDIDSTNYYRMTSKLSGDDPTALSAAMDSLQHLARDHSRLPMQWSAEVNAGFSPASAKPWMRPNDNYPMINVEFQEKDPSSVLSFWKQMKVLRKEYADLLVFGEFEIIDEPNQNVFTYTKTAHSQTILVVLNFSNTTQKFERPDSVRSEDWKLLASNVDGHKEDLEAFEGRVFLV